The following proteins are co-located in the Candidatus Polarisedimenticolia bacterium genome:
- a CDS encoding N(G),N(G)-dimethylarginine dimethylaminohydrolase, producing the protein MFRNAVVRPPGPDFLRGITTSRLGPPVYEKALAQHRAYCEALERCGLSLTRLEPDPRHPDGTFVEDAAIVTPGVAVLTRPGSETRRGEVASVEAALARFYPKLERIVPPGTLDGGDVCDAGDRFFIGLSERTNEPGARQLAAFLEEEGRRCTLVDIRGTPGILHLKSGLAFLGEGRLAVIEALAEREDFRGFEILRIAPGEEYAANCVRVNDALLVAAGFPQTEQRLRRMGCSVVPLEVSEFQKMDGGLSCISLRF; encoded by the coding sequence ATGTTCCGAAACGCCGTCGTTCGGCCTCCGGGTCCCGATTTCCTCCGGGGGATCACGACCTCCCGGCTCGGACCGCCGGTCTACGAGAAGGCCCTCGCCCAGCACCGCGCCTATTGCGAGGCGCTGGAGCGCTGCGGGCTCAGCTTGACGCGCCTCGAGCCCGATCCGCGGCATCCCGACGGGACGTTCGTGGAGGACGCGGCGATCGTGACCCCGGGCGTCGCCGTCCTCACGCGTCCCGGATCCGAAACCCGGCGGGGCGAGGTGGCGAGCGTCGAAGCAGCTCTGGCGCGTTTCTATCCGAAGCTGGAGCGGATCGTCCCGCCCGGCACCCTCGACGGCGGGGACGTGTGCGACGCCGGCGACCGGTTCTTCATCGGCCTGTCGGAGAGGACCAACGAGCCGGGCGCGCGCCAGCTCGCCGCGTTCTTGGAAGAGGAGGGCCGCCGCTGCACCCTCGTCGACATCCGCGGCACTCCGGGAATCCTCCACCTGAAAAGCGGTCTCGCCTTCCTGGGCGAGGGGCGCCTGGCGGTCATCGAGGCTCTGGCGGAACGGGAAGATTTCCGCGGCTTCGAGATCCTCCGCATCGCCCCGGGTGAGGAATATGCCGCCAACTGCGTACGGGTCAACGACGCGCTCCTCGTCGCCGCCGGGTTTCCCCAAACCGAGCAGCGTCTCCGCCGCATGGGCTGCTCGGTCGTGCCGCTGGAGGTGTCGGAGTTCCAGAAGATGGACGGAGGCTTGAGCTGCATCTCGCTGCGCTTCTGA